A single region of the Streptomyces sp. ITFR-16 genome encodes:
- a CDS encoding ABC transporter permease: MPEQTPDEAISSAGAGGPMDLALEEGTTLEKNPGGPEGTGPAAKPQSLWSDAWRDLRRNPVFIISALIILFLVIISIWPQLIASGDPLDCDLDKAQQGSQPGHPFGYDGQGCDVYTRVVYGARNSVTVGICSTIGVSLIGSVLGGFAGFFGGWWDAILSRLTDVFFGIPVVLGGLVFLSVVTSSTVWPVIGFIVLLGWPQIARIARGSVITAKHNDYVQAARALGASNGRMMLRHIAPNAIAPVIVVATIALGTYISLEATLSFLGVGLKPPAVSWGIDISAASQYIRNAPHMLLWPAGALAVTVLAFIMLGDAVRDALDPKLR, encoded by the coding sequence ATGCCTGAGCAGACACCGGACGAGGCGATCTCGTCGGCCGGAGCCGGCGGACCGATGGACCTCGCCCTCGAAGAGGGCACCACCCTGGAGAAGAACCCCGGCGGCCCCGAGGGCACCGGCCCCGCCGCCAAGCCGCAGAGCCTGTGGTCCGACGCCTGGCGCGACCTGCGCCGCAACCCGGTCTTCATCATCTCCGCGCTGATCATCCTGTTCCTGGTGATCATCTCGATCTGGCCGCAGCTCATCGCCTCCGGCGACCCGCTCGACTGCGACCTCGACAAGGCCCAGCAGGGCTCCCAGCCCGGCCACCCCTTCGGCTACGACGGCCAGGGCTGCGACGTCTACACCCGCGTCGTCTACGGCGCCCGCAACTCCGTGACCGTCGGCATCTGCTCCACCATCGGCGTCTCCCTCATCGGCAGCGTCCTCGGCGGCTTCGCGGGCTTCTTCGGCGGCTGGTGGGACGCGATCCTCTCCCGCCTCACCGACGTCTTCTTCGGCATCCCCGTCGTCCTCGGCGGCCTGGTCTTCCTCTCCGTGGTGACCAGCTCCACCGTCTGGCCGGTGATCGGCTTCATCGTGCTGCTGGGCTGGCCGCAGATCGCCCGCATCGCCCGCGGCTCCGTCATCACCGCCAAGCACAACGACTACGTCCAGGCCGCCCGGGCGCTGGGCGCCTCCAACGGGCGGATGATGCTGCGCCACATCGCGCCGAACGCCATCGCCCCGGTCATCGTCGTCGCCACCATCGCGCTGGGCACGTACATCTCCCTGGAGGCGACCCTGTCCTTCCTCGGCGTCGGCCTCAAGCCACCGGCCGTCTCCTGGGGCATCGACATCTCCGCCGCCTCCCAGTACATCCGCAACGCCCCGCACATGCTCCTCTGGCCCGCCGGCGCGCTGGCGGTCACCGTGCTCGCGTTCATCATGCTCGGCGACGCGGTGCGCGACGCCCTCGACCCCAAGCTGCGCTGA
- a CDS encoding ABC transporter ATP-binding protein — MLLEVRDLHVEFHTRDGVAKAVNGVNYSVAEGETLAVLGESGSGKSVTAQAIMGILDMPPGKISGGEILFKDRDLLTMKKEERRKIRGQEMAMIFQDALSSLNPVLTVGEQLGEMFVVHRGLSRKDAKAKAVELMDRVRIPAAKERVGNYPHQFSGGMRQRIMIAMALALEPSLIIADEPTTALDVTVQAQVMDLLAELQRELNMGLILITHDLGVVADVADKIAVMYAGRIVETSPVHDIYKAPAHPYTKGLLRSIPRLDQKGQELYAIKGLPPNLLHIPPGCAFNPRCPMAQDVCRTDVPPLFDVAEHRQSACYFWKETLDAR; from the coding sequence ATGTTGCTCGAAGTGCGCGATCTGCACGTGGAGTTCCACACCCGGGACGGGGTCGCCAAGGCCGTCAACGGGGTCAACTACTCGGTGGCCGAGGGCGAGACGCTCGCCGTGCTCGGCGAGTCCGGCTCCGGCAAGTCGGTCACCGCGCAGGCGATCATGGGCATCCTCGACATGCCGCCCGGGAAGATCAGCGGCGGCGAGATCCTCTTCAAGGACCGCGACCTGCTGACCATGAAGAAGGAGGAGCGGCGCAAGATCCGCGGCCAGGAGATGGCCATGATCTTCCAGGACGCGCTGTCCTCCCTCAACCCCGTCCTGACCGTGGGCGAGCAGCTCGGCGAGATGTTCGTCGTCCACCGGGGGCTGTCCCGCAAGGACGCGAAGGCCAAGGCCGTCGAGCTGATGGACCGGGTCCGCATCCCGGCCGCCAAGGAGCGCGTCGGCAACTACCCGCACCAGTTCTCCGGCGGGATGCGCCAGCGCATCATGATCGCCATGGCGCTGGCCCTGGAGCCCTCCCTGATCATCGCGGACGAGCCCACCACCGCCCTCGACGTCACGGTCCAGGCCCAGGTGATGGACCTGCTCGCGGAGCTCCAGCGCGAGCTGAACATGGGCCTGATCCTGATCACGCACGACCTCGGAGTCGTCGCGGACGTCGCCGACAAGATCGCGGTGATGTACGCGGGCCGCATCGTGGAGACCTCGCCCGTCCACGACATCTACAAGGCGCCCGCCCACCCCTACACCAAGGGCCTGCTCCGCTCGATCCCGCGCCTGGACCAGAAGGGCCAGGAGCTGTACGCGATCAAGGGTCTGCCGCCCAACCTGCTGCACATCCCGCCCGGCTGCGCCTTCAACCCGCGCTGCCCGATGGCCCAGGACGTCTGCCGCACCGACGTGCCGCCGCTGTTCGACGTGGCCGAGCACCGTCAGAGCGCCTGCTACTTCTGGAAGGAGACGCTCGATGCACGCTGA
- a CDS encoding dipeptide ABC transporter ATP-binding protein, with amino-acid sequence MHADHSGRKEAREEGEVARDLLAKSREQSAYAGGEPILEVRDLVKHYPLTQGIVIKKQVGAVKAVDGVSFDLSAGETLGIVGESGCGKSTVARMLVHLEQPTAGQIRYKGEDITKLSGRALKAVRRNIQMVFQDPYTSLNPRMTVGDIIGEPYEIHPEVAPKGERRRKVQDLLDVVGLNPEYINRYPHQFSGGQRQRIGIARGLALNPEIIVADEPVSALDVSVQAQVVNLLDRLQAEFNLSYVFIAHDLSIVRHISDRVGVMYLGRFAEIGTDEEIYDHPTHPYTQALLSAVPVPDPMAREYRERIILHGDVPSPANPPSGCRFRTRCWKAQERCELEVPLLAVPAVFRLTDTPAKHDSACHFAEEKRVVPPEGNLETVQGEGPGPDVETADREARRPPAPADVREDDTPQDPQDRPPPSGSSRAS; translated from the coding sequence ATGCACGCTGACCACTCGGGGCGCAAGGAAGCGCGCGAAGAGGGCGAGGTGGCACGCGATCTGCTGGCCAAATCGCGGGAGCAGAGCGCGTACGCGGGCGGCGAGCCGATCCTGGAGGTGCGCGACCTCGTCAAGCACTACCCGCTGACCCAGGGCATCGTGATCAAGAAGCAGGTCGGGGCCGTCAAGGCGGTCGACGGGGTCTCCTTCGACCTCTCGGCGGGCGAGACGCTCGGCATCGTGGGGGAGTCCGGCTGCGGGAAGTCGACCGTGGCCCGGATGCTGGTCCACCTGGAACAGCCGACGGCCGGCCAGATCCGGTACAAGGGCGAGGACATCACCAAGCTCTCCGGCCGCGCGCTGAAGGCGGTGCGCCGCAACATCCAGATGGTCTTCCAGGACCCCTACACCTCGCTCAACCCGCGTATGACGGTCGGCGACATCATCGGGGAGCCGTACGAGATCCACCCCGAGGTGGCCCCGAAGGGGGAGCGGCGGCGCAAGGTCCAGGACCTGCTGGACGTCGTGGGGCTCAATCCGGAGTACATCAACCGCTATCCGCACCAGTTCTCCGGCGGCCAGCGCCAGCGCATCGGGATCGCCCGCGGCCTCGCCCTCAACCCCGAGATCATCGTCGCCGACGAACCGGTCTCGGCCCTCGACGTCTCCGTGCAGGCCCAGGTCGTCAACCTGCTGGACCGGCTGCAGGCGGAGTTCAACCTGAGCTACGTCTTCATCGCGCACGACCTGTCCATCGTCCGGCACATCTCCGACCGGGTCGGCGTGATGTACCTCGGCCGGTTCGCCGAGATCGGCACGGACGAGGAGATCTACGACCACCCCACGCACCCGTACACCCAGGCGCTGCTGTCGGCGGTGCCGGTGCCGGACCCGATGGCGCGCGAGTACCGCGAGCGGATCATCCTGCACGGCGACGTGCCCTCGCCCGCCAACCCGCCCTCCGGCTGCCGCTTCCGCACCCGCTGCTGGAAGGCGCAGGAGCGGTGCGAGCTGGAGGTGCCGCTGCTGGCGGTCCCGGCGGTCTTCCGGCTGACGGACACCCCCGCCAAGCACGACTCGGCCTGTCACTTCGCCGAGGAGAAGCGGGTGGTGCCGCCGGAGGGCAACCTGGAGACCGTGCAGGGCGAGGGGCCGGGCCCGGATGTGGAGACGGCGGACCGGGAGGCCCGCAGGCCCCCGGCGCCGGCGGATGTGCGCGAGGACGACACTCCGCAGGACCCGCAGGACCGGCCGCCGCCCTCGGGCAGCAGCCGGGCGAGCTGA
- a CDS encoding ABC transporter substrate-binding protein, translated as MRGATQVRWAACAVAVALAATACGGGDSGGGGGGADGIVSSSWGDPQNPLEPANTNEVQGGKVLDMIFRGLKKYDPKTGEATNMLAEKIESKDNQNFTITVKDGWTFSNGEKITAKSFVDAWNYGALLKNNQKNAYFFGYIDGYDKVHPETGKAGATTLSGLKLVDDKTFTVKLTQKFSLWPDTLGYPAFAPLPKAFYTDHAAWVSKPIGNGPYTIDKYTKGSSMNLRKWDDYPGDDKAQNGGIDLKVYTDNNTAYTDLTAGNLDLVDDVPASQLKNVKADLGDRYINTPAGIIQTLAFPFYDKKWDTPGGIKVRQGLSMAINREQITNQIFQKTRTPASDWTSPVLGEDGGFKEGLCGKECTYNAAEAKKMIQDGGGIPGGQLKISYNADTGSHKEWVDAVCNSINKVMGNNKACVGAPVGTFADFRSQVSQQKLHGAWRAGWQMDYPLIQNFLQPVYYTNASSNDGKWNNKQFDDLVDKANAESDKAKAVSTFQDAEKVMVQQMPVIPLWYQNGSAGYSENVTNVSLNQFSVPVYEQIKVK; from the coding sequence ATGCGCGGAGCCACACAGGTCAGGTGGGCCGCATGTGCGGTGGCCGTCGCCCTCGCGGCGACGGCCTGCGGCGGGGGCGACAGTGGCGGCGGCGGTGGTGGTGCCGACGGGATCGTGAGCTCCTCCTGGGGTGACCCGCAGAACCCGCTGGAGCCCGCCAACACCAACGAGGTGCAGGGCGGCAAGGTCCTCGACATGATCTTCCGGGGGCTGAAGAAGTACGACCCGAAGACCGGCGAGGCCACCAACATGCTCGCCGAGAAGATCGAGTCCAAGGACAACCAGAACTTCACGATCACCGTGAAGGACGGCTGGACCTTCAGCAACGGCGAGAAGATCACCGCCAAGTCGTTCGTGGACGCCTGGAACTACGGCGCCCTGCTGAAGAACAACCAGAAGAACGCCTACTTCTTCGGCTACATCGACGGATACGACAAGGTCCACCCCGAGACCGGCAAGGCCGGCGCCACCACGCTCTCCGGCCTCAAGCTCGTGGACGACAAGACCTTCACCGTCAAGCTGACGCAGAAGTTCTCCCTGTGGCCCGACACCCTCGGCTACCCGGCCTTCGCTCCGCTGCCCAAGGCCTTCTACACCGACCACGCCGCCTGGGTCTCCAAGCCCATCGGCAACGGCCCGTACACCATCGACAAGTACACCAAGGGCTCGTCGATGAACCTGCGCAAGTGGGACGACTACCCCGGGGACGACAAGGCGCAGAACGGTGGCATCGACCTCAAGGTCTACACCGACAACAACACCGCCTACACCGATCTGACGGCCGGCAACCTCGACCTCGTCGACGACGTGCCCGCCTCCCAGCTCAAGAACGTCAAGGCGGACCTCGGCGACCGCTACATCAACACCCCGGCCGGCATCATCCAGACCCTGGCCTTCCCCTTCTACGACAAGAAGTGGGACACCCCCGGCGGGATCAAGGTCCGCCAGGGCCTGTCGATGGCGATCAACCGCGAGCAGATCACCAACCAGATCTTCCAGAAGACCCGCACCCCCGCCTCCGACTGGACCTCCCCGGTCCTCGGCGAGGACGGCGGCTTCAAGGAAGGGCTCTGCGGCAAGGAGTGCACGTACAACGCCGCCGAGGCCAAGAAGATGATCCAGGACGGCGGCGGCATCCCCGGCGGCCAGCTCAAGATCTCGTACAACGCGGACACCGGCTCCCACAAGGAGTGGGTCGACGCCGTCTGCAACAGCATCAACAAGGTCATGGGCAACAACAAGGCGTGCGTGGGCGCCCCGGTCGGCACCTTCGCCGACTTCCGCAGCCAGGTCTCCCAGCAGAAGCTGCACGGCGCCTGGCGCGCGGGCTGGCAGATGGACTACCCGCTGATCCAGAACTTCCTGCAGCCCGTCTACTACACCAACGCCTCGTCCAACGACGGCAAGTGGAACAACAAGCAGTTCGACGACCTCGTCGACAAGGCCAACGCCGAGTCCGACAAGGCCAAGGCCGTCTCCACCTTCCAGGACGCCGAGAAGGTCATGGTCCAGCAGATGCCCGTCATCCCGCTCTGGTACCAGAACGGCAGCGCCGGCTACTCGGAGAACGTCACCAACGTCTCGCTGAACCAGTTCAGCGTCCCGGTGTACGAGCAGATCAAGGTCAAGTAA
- a CDS encoding ABC transporter permease subunit: MFRFLIRRAIGALVILLIISAITFVLFYVAPRDPARVACGKVCTPETLALVKRNLGIADPLPVQYWHWLQGVFVGRDYTSFGHCPAPCLGYSFHNREPVLGTILDRFPTTLSLSIGSSVVFVVFGVGTGMLAAVKQGKMLDKVASSASLIGSSMQIYIVGVVAMYYLTDQWHILSRPKDVPFTQDPAGWFNGLLLPWLVLALIFTANYTRMARSQLVETLSEDYVRTARAKGLSRRTVFFRFAWRGAMGPIVTIFGLDIGLLLGGAIITEKVFGLHGIGALSIKAVNDNDLPLILGVVLVAAAAIVVFNIIVDAVYALIDPRVRLA; the protein is encoded by the coding sequence ATGTTCCGCTTCCTCATCCGCCGGGCAATCGGCGCACTGGTCATCCTGCTGATCATCAGTGCCATCACCTTCGTCCTCTTCTACGTCGCGCCCCGCGACCCCGCTCGTGTGGCCTGCGGCAAGGTGTGCACGCCGGAGACACTGGCGCTGGTCAAACGCAACCTCGGGATCGCCGACCCCCTGCCCGTGCAGTACTGGCACTGGCTCCAGGGCGTGTTCGTCGGCCGCGACTACACCTCGTTCGGCCACTGCCCCGCGCCGTGCCTGGGGTACTCGTTCCACAACCGCGAGCCGGTCCTCGGCACCATCCTGGACCGCTTCCCGACGACGCTGTCCCTCTCCATCGGCAGCTCGGTCGTCTTCGTGGTCTTCGGTGTGGGCACCGGCATGCTGGCGGCGGTGAAGCAGGGCAAGATGCTGGACAAGGTCGCGTCCTCGGCGTCGCTGATCGGCTCCTCGATGCAGATCTACATCGTCGGCGTGGTCGCCATGTACTACCTGACCGACCAGTGGCACATCCTGAGCCGCCCCAAGGACGTCCCCTTCACCCAGGACCCGGCCGGCTGGTTCAACGGACTGCTGCTGCCCTGGCTGGTGCTGGCGCTGATCTTCACCGCCAACTACACGCGTATGGCCCGCTCCCAGCTCGTCGAGACGCTGAGCGAGGACTACGTGCGGACCGCGCGCGCCAAGGGCCTCTCCCGGCGCACGGTGTTCTTCCGGTTCGCCTGGCGCGGCGCCATGGGCCCGATCGTCACGATCTTCGGCCTCGACATCGGTCTGCTGCTCGGCGGCGCGATCATCACGGAGAAGGTCTTCGGCCTGCACGGCATCGGCGCCCTCTCCATCAAGGCCGTCAACGACAACGACCTCCCGCTGATCCTCGGTGTGGTCCTGGTCGCGGCGGCGGCGATCGTCGTCTTCAACATCATCGTCGACGCCGTCTACGCCCTCATCGACCCACGCGTCCGCCTCGCCTAG
- a CDS encoding ABC transporter permease has translation MTIPTSNAEATLGTADVKAPAAPDPSGPKGGDGRSPGKLAWRRFKRDRTGVISAYVVVFFFVVAIAAPLIAKLYGKDPYTTYGQNDTSLLDDFGSPVLPNGGISGDFWFGIEPGLGRDVFTFLLYGIRNSLLIATATTLLVTVIGIAIGITAGYLGGKTDYLVGRVIDILLAFPSTLFFIAFWPVMISILVDPEENTPVWLTVVSLISVMTAFGWASIARLLRGEVLALREREFVEAAKVTGASPTRIIFKELLPNLWTPILIQATLALPAYVTAEAGLAFLGVGLTSPTPDWGVMIQRGSDVYQSDITFMLFPGATMVIFVIAFNLLGDSVRDALDPKTKR, from the coding sequence ATGACGATTCCAACCTCGAACGCAGAAGCCACGCTTGGGACTGCGGATGTGAAGGCGCCAGCGGCGCCGGACCCCTCCGGCCCCAAGGGGGGTGACGGCAGGTCACCCGGAAAACTGGCCTGGCGGCGTTTCAAGCGCGACCGTACCGGAGTCATTTCGGCCTATGTGGTCGTTTTCTTCTTCGTGGTGGCGATTGCCGCACCGCTGATCGCCAAACTGTACGGGAAGGACCCGTACACGACATACGGGCAGAACGACACCAGTCTGCTGGACGATTTCGGATCTCCGGTCCTGCCCAACGGCGGAATCAGCGGTGACTTCTGGTTCGGCATCGAGCCCGGCCTCGGCCGGGACGTCTTCACCTTCCTGCTCTACGGCATCCGCAACTCCCTGCTCATCGCCACGGCCACCACGCTGCTGGTGACCGTGATCGGCATCGCCATCGGCATCACGGCGGGGTACCTCGGCGGGAAGACGGACTACCTGGTCGGCCGGGTCATCGACATCCTGCTGGCCTTCCCCTCCACGCTCTTCTTCATCGCCTTCTGGCCCGTGATGATCTCGATCCTGGTCGACCCGGAGGAGAACACCCCGGTCTGGCTGACCGTCGTCAGCCTGATCTCGGTCATGACCGCCTTCGGCTGGGCCTCCATCGCACGGCTGCTGCGCGGCGAGGTCCTGGCGCTGCGCGAGCGCGAGTTCGTCGAGGCCGCCAAGGTCACCGGCGCCTCGCCCACGCGGATCATCTTCAAGGAACTGCTGCCCAACCTCTGGACGCCGATCCTCATCCAGGCCACGCTCGCGCTGCCCGCCTATGTGACGGCGGAGGCGGGCCTCGCCTTCCTCGGCGTCGGACTGACCTCGCCGACGCCGGACTGGGGCGTGATGATCCAGCGCGGTTCGGACGTCTACCAGAGCGACATCACGTTCATGCTCTTCCCCGGCGCAACGATGGTGATCTTCGTCATCGCCTTCAACCTCCTCGGTGACTCGGTGCGCGACGCACTGGACCCGAAGACCAAGCGCTGA
- a CDS encoding ABC transporter substrate-binding protein: MSLSRRNFVIATSVAAGGSMVLSACSSGSSNTGKGTSKGHGGADKYTGAVVVGTREDSTGPAPEVAGAQKGGTIRGISPDDFSHLDPQRIYYSWNSEIGNLLIRGLTGYKIASDGTMKLVGDLATDAGTMSDGGKTWAFTLKDGLKWEDGKEITVEDVRHGIERGFASFTTEGAGYAQQALTGATDFRGKYKGPFSGKHLDSIVTDASAKTITFKLAESRPDFNFTLAMTSYGAVPVKGDSKEKYDKDPVSAGPYRIKAHSIDKSMTLVRNEHWDPKTDAIRNAYPDSFAFEFGPESLQAADRLIADSGDDQYAYMAYSGVPAERIQKVLTDPDLKKRTFNGLLTGIYYYAINTKRITDLKVRQALIHAWPLEQIRKIYGGPSAGDYATSILSPDIMGYAKDDVYGKLKKPQGDPEKAKQLLKEAGKEGQKIVYAFPQSNTYDKTKVVIENALKAAGFDPVLKPLDSSSYYDQIQQIDNKFDVMWFGWAPDWPTGYTLIQPLFDGGTIANGANNISQLNVDWVNEAIKKNVTIPDPAEAGKQWAALDKRMMTEEAPIIPETFQRRFYLHGSKVGGAMFDPQYSSAVIYKLFVKA; the protein is encoded by the coding sequence ATGTCTCTCTCCCGCAGAAACTTCGTCATCGCCACGTCGGTCGCGGCCGGCGGCTCGATGGTGCTCTCCGCCTGCAGCAGCGGCAGCTCCAACACCGGCAAGGGCACGAGCAAGGGCCACGGCGGCGCCGACAAGTACACCGGCGCGGTCGTCGTCGGCACCAGGGAGGACTCCACGGGCCCCGCTCCCGAGGTCGCGGGCGCCCAGAAGGGCGGGACGATCCGCGGCATCTCCCCGGACGACTTCTCCCACCTCGACCCGCAGCGCATCTACTACTCGTGGAACTCGGAGATCGGCAACCTCCTCATCCGCGGTCTGACGGGCTACAAGATCGCCTCGGACGGCACGATGAAGCTGGTCGGCGACCTCGCCACCGACGCGGGCACCATGAGTGACGGCGGCAAGACCTGGGCCTTCACCCTGAAGGACGGCCTCAAGTGGGAGGACGGCAAGGAGATCACCGTCGAGGACGTGCGCCACGGCATCGAGCGCGGCTTCGCCAGCTTCACCACCGAGGGTGCCGGCTACGCCCAGCAGGCACTGACCGGCGCCACCGACTTCCGCGGCAAGTACAAGGGCCCGTTCAGCGGCAAGCACCTCGACTCGATCGTGACGGACGCCTCGGCGAAGACCATCACCTTCAAGCTCGCCGAGTCCCGCCCGGACTTCAACTTCACGCTGGCGATGACCTCCTACGGTGCCGTCCCGGTCAAGGGCGACAGCAAGGAGAAGTACGACAAGGACCCGGTCTCGGCCGGCCCGTACCGCATCAAGGCGCACTCCATCGACAAGTCGATGACGCTGGTGCGCAACGAGCACTGGGACCCGAAGACGGACGCGATCCGCAACGCCTACCCGGACAGCTTCGCCTTCGAGTTCGGCCCCGAGTCGCTCCAGGCCGCCGACCGCCTGATCGCCGACTCCGGCGACGACCAGTACGCGTACATGGCCTACAGCGGTGTTCCGGCCGAGCGCATCCAGAAGGTCCTGACCGACCCGGACCTCAAGAAGCGCACCTTCAACGGTCTGCTGACCGGCATCTACTACTACGCCATCAACACCAAGCGGATCACCGACCTGAAGGTGCGCCAGGCGCTCATCCACGCCTGGCCGCTGGAGCAGATCCGCAAGATCTACGGTGGTCCGTCGGCCGGTGACTACGCGACCTCGATCCTCAGCCCCGACATCATGGGCTACGCCAAGGACGACGTCTACGGCAAGCTGAAGAAGCCGCAGGGCGACCCGGAGAAGGCGAAGCAGCTGCTCAAGGAGGCGGGCAAGGAGGGTCAGAAGATCGTCTACGCCTTCCCGCAGAGCAACACCTACGACAAGACCAAGGTCGTCATCGAGAACGCCCTCAAGGCGGCCGGCTTCGACCCGGTCCTCAAGCCGCTGGACTCCTCCAGCTACTACGACCAGATCCAGCAGATCGACAACAAGTTCGACGTGATGTGGTTCGGCTGGGCCCCGGACTGGCCGACCGGCTACACCCTGATCCAGCCGCTGTTCGACGGCGGCACCATCGCCAACGGCGCGAACAACATCTCGCAGCTGAACGTCGACTGGGTCAACGAGGCCATCAAGAAGAACGTCACCATCCCCGACCCCGCCGAGGCCGGCAAGCAGTGGGCCGCGCTCGACAAGCGGATGATGACGGAGGAGGCGCCGATCATCCCCGAGACGTTCCAGCGCCGCTTCTACCTGCACGGCTCGAAGGTCGGCGGGGCGATGTTCGACCCGCAGTACTCCTCGGCCGTGATCTACAAGCTGTTCGTGAAGGCCTGA
- a CDS encoding ABC transporter ATP-binding protein translates to MVKAVDGLSFDIERGRTLGIVGESGSGKSVTNLAILGLHHPDHTEIEGEILLDGQDLLSASERELERLRGNKMAMVFQDALASLSPYHTIGQQIGETYRKHTGASKREARARAVEMLTKVGIPQPDLRVDDYPHQFSGGMRQRAMIAMSLVCNPALLVADEPTTALDVTVQAQIMDLLKDLQQEFGTAIIFITHDLGVIADIADDVLVMYGGRCVERGTKKEVLRAPRHPYTWGLLGSMPSLEGPVDVPLSPIPGTPPSLLNPPTGCRFHPRCAFTEQVGGDHCSAQQPPLELVAGRGAACHLTDGQRTEFFTDFAGTRPN, encoded by the coding sequence ATGGTCAAGGCCGTCGACGGGCTGTCCTTCGACATCGAGCGGGGCCGGACCCTCGGCATCGTCGGCGAGTCCGGCTCCGGCAAGTCCGTGACCAACCTGGCCATCCTCGGTCTGCACCACCCCGACCACACCGAGATCGAGGGCGAGATCCTGCTCGACGGGCAGGACCTCCTCTCCGCGTCGGAGCGGGAGCTGGAGCGGCTGCGCGGCAACAAGATGGCCATGGTCTTCCAGGACGCGCTGGCCTCCCTCTCGCCGTACCACACCATCGGCCAGCAGATCGGTGAGACGTACCGCAAGCACACCGGGGCCTCCAAGCGGGAGGCCCGCGCGCGGGCCGTGGAGATGCTCACCAAGGTGGGCATCCCGCAGCCCGATCTGCGGGTGGACGACTATCCGCACCAGTTCTCCGGCGGTATGCGCCAGCGCGCGATGATCGCGATGTCGCTGGTCTGCAACCCCGCGCTGCTGGTGGCGGACGAGCCGACGACGGCGCTGGACGTGACCGTGCAGGCCCAGATCATGGACCTGCTCAAGGACCTCCAGCAGGAGTTCGGCACGGCGATCATCTTCATCACGCACGACCTGGGCGTCATCGCCGACATCGCGGACGACGTGCTGGTGATGTACGGCGGGCGCTGTGTGGAGCGCGGCACGAAGAAGGAGGTGCTGCGGGCGCCCCGGCATCCGTACACCTGGGGCCTGCTGGGGTCGATGCCCAGCCTGGAGGGGCCGGTGGACGTGCCCCTGTCGCCGATCCCCGGGACCCCGCCGAGCCTGCTCAACCCGCCGACGGGCTGCCGCTTCCACCCCCGGTGCGCCTTCACCGAGCAGGTGGGCGGCGACCACTGCTCGGCCCAGCAGCCTCCGCTGGAGCTGGTGGCCGGGCGCGGGGCGGCCTGCCACCTGACGGACGGGCAGCGCACCGAGTTCTTCACCGACTTCGCCGGCACCCGGCCCAACTGA
- a CDS encoding ABC transporter permease: MGRYVIRRLLQMIPVFFGTTLLIFLMVNVMGDPIAGLCGDRQCDPATAAQLRTEFGLDKPVWQQYLTYMGNVFTGDFGTAFNGQKVTELMATAFPITIRLTLVAIVFEIVIGISLGVVTGLRRGRPIDTTVLILTLVVISIPTFVTGLLLQLLLGVEWGVIKPSVSSEAPLNELLIPGLVVASVSLAYVTRLTRTSIAENARADYVRTATAKGLPRRRVIIRHLLRNSLIPVVTFIGTDVGALMGGAIVTERIFNIHGVGYQLYQGILRQNSQTVVGFVTVLVLVFLAANLIVDLLYAVLDPRIRYA, encoded by the coding sequence ATGGGACGTTATGTGATCCGGCGGCTGCTGCAGATGATCCCGGTCTTCTTCGGCACCACGCTGTTGATCTTCCTCATGGTGAACGTGATGGGTGACCCCATCGCGGGTCTCTGCGGCGACCGCCAGTGCGATCCGGCGACCGCCGCCCAACTCCGTACGGAATTCGGCCTCGACAAGCCGGTGTGGCAGCAATACCTGACCTACATGGGCAACGTCTTCACCGGCGACTTCGGCACCGCGTTCAACGGGCAGAAGGTCACCGAGCTGATGGCCACGGCCTTCCCGATCACCATCCGCCTCACCCTCGTGGCGATCGTCTTCGAGATCGTCATCGGCATCAGCCTCGGTGTCGTCACCGGCCTGCGCCGCGGCCGCCCCATCGACACCACCGTGCTGATCCTGACCCTGGTCGTCATCTCCATCCCGACCTTCGTCACCGGTCTGCTGCTCCAGCTCCTGCTGGGCGTCGAATGGGGCGTCATCAAACCGTCGGTGTCCAGCGAGGCCCCGCTCAACGAACTCCTCATCCCCGGCCTCGTGGTCGCCTCCGTCTCGCTGGCCTACGTCACCCGGCTCACCCGGACCTCGATCGCCGAGAACGCCCGCGCCGACTACGTGCGTACCGCGACCGCCAAGGGCCTGCCCCGGCGCCGCGTCATCATCCGGCACCTGCTGCGCAACTCGCTGATCCCCGTCGTCACCTTCATCGGTACGGACGTGGGTGCCCTGATGGGCGGGGCGATCGTCACCGAGCGGATCTTCAACATTCACGGCGTGGGCTACCAGCTCTACCAGGGCATCCTGCGCCAGAACTCGCAGACCGTCGTCGGGTTCGTCACCGTCCTGGTCCTCGTCTTCCTGGCGGCGAACCTGATCGTCGACCTGCTGTACGCCGTACTCGACCCGAGGATCCGCTATGCCTGA